One window of Cellulomonas shaoxiangyii genomic DNA carries:
- the mshC gene encoding cysteine--1-D-myo-inosityl 2-amino-2-deoxy-alpha-D-glucopyranoside ligase produces the protein MLTWPAPSIPRLPGTGGPVLVRDTSSGRLVEAAPGPRAGLYVCGITPYDATHLGHAATYIAFDVLVRAWRDAGKQVTYASNVTDVDDPLLERAAATGVDWRDLAADQSALYRADMTALAVVPPDVYRGVVETVPEIADAVRRMLAAGAAYTVDTPGTVGDDVYADLAADPAFGTVAGLDEATMRALSAERGGDPDRPGKRSPLDPLLWRAERDGEPAWDAPGLGTGRPGWHIECAVIAADALGVPFDVQGGGSDLVFPHHECSDSHLRVLDEGAAARVHVHTGMVGYEGQKMSKSLGNLVLVSRLVADGVDPMAIRLAVLAHRYRDDWEWTSADLDAAQQRLATWRRALAGNGGPAAEAVLAAVRAAVADDLDTPAALAAVDGWARTALDGGVPLETGAPGVVARTVDALLGVRL, from the coding sequence GTGCTCACCTGGCCCGCCCCGTCCATCCCACGACTGCCCGGGACGGGTGGACCGGTCCTCGTCCGCGACACCTCCAGCGGCCGGTTGGTCGAGGCGGCCCCCGGCCCCCGGGCCGGCCTGTACGTCTGCGGCATCACCCCGTACGACGCGACCCACCTCGGCCACGCCGCCACCTACATCGCGTTCGACGTGCTCGTGCGCGCGTGGCGCGACGCCGGCAAGCAGGTGACGTACGCGTCGAACGTCACCGACGTCGACGACCCGCTCCTCGAGCGGGCAGCCGCGACCGGCGTCGACTGGCGCGACCTCGCCGCCGACCAGAGCGCGCTGTACCGGGCCGACATGACGGCCCTCGCGGTCGTGCCGCCCGACGTCTACCGCGGCGTGGTCGAGACGGTCCCGGAGATCGCCGACGCGGTGCGCCGGATGCTCGCGGCGGGCGCCGCCTACACGGTCGACACGCCGGGCACGGTCGGTGACGACGTGTACGCCGACCTCGCGGCCGACCCCGCGTTCGGGACCGTCGCCGGACTGGACGAGGCGACGATGCGGGCGCTGAGCGCCGAGCGCGGTGGCGACCCCGACCGGCCCGGCAAGCGGTCGCCGCTCGACCCGCTGCTCTGGCGCGCCGAACGGGACGGCGAGCCCGCATGGGACGCGCCCGGTCTCGGCACCGGCCGGCCCGGCTGGCACATCGAGTGCGCCGTGATCGCCGCCGACGCCCTCGGCGTGCCGTTCGACGTGCAGGGCGGCGGCTCCGACCTCGTCTTCCCGCATCACGAGTGCAGCGACTCGCACCTGCGCGTCCTCGACGAGGGCGCCGCGGCGCGCGTCCACGTGCACACGGGGATGGTCGGGTACGAGGGGCAGAAGATGAGCAAGTCGCTGGGCAACCTCGTGCTCGTCTCGCGGCTCGTCGCCGACGGGGTCGACCCGATGGCGATCCGGCTGGCCGTGCTCGCCCACCGGTACCGCGACGACTGGGAGTGGACGTCGGCCGACCTCGACGCGGCGCAGCAGCGGCTCGCGACGTGGCGCCGCGCGCTGGCGGGCAACGGGGGACCGGCCGCCGAGGCCGTCCTTGCGGCCGTGCGCGCCGCCGTCGCCGACGACCTCGACACC